The sequence ATGGAGAGGAAGGCTCTTGAGATGGTGGAGAAGTGGTGAGTCCTGGGCACGTGGGGTAGGGAGAGGAACCCCTCGGGTCATGATCAGACTGTTCAGCCTGCTCCATCCCCACCTTCTTGGCAGCCTAGATAAATATTTCCAGCATCTTTGTGACGACCTGGAGGTATTTGCTGCTCATGCTGGCCGCAAGACTGTGAAGCCAGAGGACTTGGAGCTGCTGATGCGGCGGTGAGAGGGCAGAAGGTGTGGGGGTGCTGGCTGGGGGAGTTCTGGCGCTGATTCTGCctgtcccttctcttcctccactGCAGGCAGGGCCTGGTCACCGACCAAGTCTCACTGCACGTGCTAGTGGAGCGGCACCTGCCCCTGGAGTACCGGCAGCTGCTCATTCCCTGTGCGTACAGTGGCAACTCTGTCTTCCCTGCCCAGTAGTGGCCAGGCTTCAACACTTTCCCTGTCCCCACCTGGGGCCTCTTGCCCCCCACATATTTCTCCAggtctcctccccacccccccagcATCAATAAAGTGTCATAAACAGAATATTCTGCATTTTGGTGCATGTTCTGGGGCCAGCCAGGCAGGGACTGATTCCCCCCCACAACTCCCCAGCACAGTCTGGAGAATGGCATGGGTTCAGACAAACACTTTTATACTAAAAGCTAGGGGTTAGCAGGACTGGAGCATGCAGGCTGCCCACAGGTTCCTAGCTTGCAGGCTCTGGCTCTCGAGGTCCCACACGCCTGATGTCAATCACCTGAAGCCGCTCCAGGACAATCTGGAGGATTTCCACCACGCCTTCTTCCTTCTCGTCACCCTCCTCTGGCATTTCCAACTCAGGGAGCTGGAAGGCCTGGCTCACATAGGTGTTCACAGTCTGCTTGTCCAGGCTGGGGTCGATGGTCATCAGGGCCCCTCGCAGCTTGGGCAGAGTCACTTCCTCATGGCTGCCCCACAGGAAAAGAGAGTGACAGGCCCTGACCCCTCCTCTCCGTGCCCCAGACTCCCAGGTGCCCTTCTCTGTGCTGGGCTGAGCAGTGGATGGTGCATGGTGCACAGGGAGACCCAGGGGCTTCAGGGGCCCAGCCTGTGGGACTCGCCTATGGATGAGGGTCACTCACAGTTCTATGCCCAGCTCCTGCTTTAGCTGCTGTAAGTACTCATCCTTCTCATCCATGTATTGTTCCCAGAGTTTTTGCACAAAGGGCTCACTCTGGCCCTCCTCATCCTGGGAGGGGCCACAAGTCGGGGGAGGGCACATTGGCTAGGGTCCAGCCAAGGCTAGGGCAGGGGCCAGGCCAGTCCCCGGACCCCACACACCCACCTCCATAAACAGTGAGTGGTAGTTAAGCAAGTCTGCATTGCTGCTGCTGGGATGCCAGCCCCCTGCCTCCATCAGCTCCTGGATTTGCTCTTCTGTCTTGAGAGGGAAGGTACTCTTGAGGACAGTGCTGTAGGGGAGACACGAGGGCCAACAGGGACCTGCTGAGGCCTACTTGTGCCTCTCCCTAGTGCTCAAAATGGAGTGAGTTCCGAGGCTGTGGCCCTTCCCACCAGGTGCCCCTTTTCCCTGCAGATGCAGGAACAGTTGGGTAGGAGTTGGGGGTGGCCTGGACTGGCCTCTCACTTGAACTGCTCCATGGTTAGTAGCCCCTCGTTCTGACTGTCAGCATTTGTCATTTCCTTCAGCAGCTGGGCTACTGTCTCCTTCTGGGTGACATACACATTCTCACTCTGCTATAAGGAGAGAAGCATTATTCACTTGCTGTTCCTGGGAGTGGTGGGGGCAAAGCTGGTCTATGCTAGGGACAAAGACCGCTCTCAGTCTCCCCAAGGGGAATAGGCCCCAGCTCACCTTTCCCATCAAGACTGCATAGAACTGACTCATAACCTCGTTGGAGTGGAAGatcttgatattttcaaaaatagtgtAAGCCCAGGCCATGGCATCACTGGGCCCAAAGCGATGCTCCAGGAAATTGAAGAAGAAATCTGGGAACGTCTCTTTCTGCGGGATCGAGGAAATGCTCAGTCATCCTGCCTTAGGGTTGGTTGGCCCTCATCCCTGGCACCTCTGGACCTGCAGAGGACTCTGGATCTGAAGACCACGCTGGGCCAGAGTGGCTGGTGAGATCTGACCTGCTCCTCAGCAAGACGTTCCTTCCAGGCATCCTTGAGGAGGTTGACCACGTCCTTCTTGCTTGGCTTCTTGTTCTCCACAAGGCCATGAAACCGAAGAAAAGCAGGGATGGCTTCCCCATAGCCCTAGGAGGGAGGAGGATATCAGCTCATCTCTGGACCCATCTGTGGCCCCACCCCCAGTCAGCGAAGAGCTTCAGTTGGTTCCCCAAAAGCTTGTCTGAGCAGCAGGGCATGGCTGTTCTGACTCTGGCCCAAGCCCCACTCCTGGGGCCTACCCTACCAGACCAGGGAAGAAGTCTTTTTCCCGCAGCAGCCCCGAGCCAATCTCTTCCAGGAGCACGTCCACCAGCTGGTCGCTGTTCTTGCCCTCAGCCAGCATCTGCCAGCGCTCTGGGCCCCCAGCCACCACATCTGCATGTGGGGAGAGGGAGCTGGAGTCCGGGCCCACATGTAAGCAGGACCTGGGGCCCCGCCGGCTGCCCTCACCTTCGCACTTGGTCCAGTCAGGCCGCGGCGTGGAAGTGCGCTGGATCTCCTGCAGCTCAGAGAAGAATTGGTCCCGCTCCTTCAGCATGCTCATATGCAGCTGCATCAGGATCTCATGTTCCTTGCGAACCTCCTCGTAGCTGGCTCTCAGGGTGTCCAGCTGTGGGCAAGGACATTGGCCCTGGCCCCCCACCTGTGAGACCCTGTCCTACCCTCCTGGCCCTGCCTGCCAGCACCTGCTCCTGAAGATCCTTGTTGGTCTTTTCCTGCATTTCAAAGTCCCTCCTGGGGACCACATCTCCAAAGTTGGCCTTCATGGTGTTGAGTTCCATCTGTGTGCGGGTCAGGTCTTGCCGGGTCATCTTAAGAGCCAGGGTTAACTTCACCGGGTCCTCCCCCCAGATGCCTGCCAGGGGAGGGGGTCCACCAGCCTGTGTCACCATGGCTTTCTCAGGGGTTGCCTGAAGCCCTCTGCCCTTCCTGTTTGGGGTTTCCTGGGTCTTGCCTACAGCACTACCAGCCTAGGGTTTCAGGCTAAAGTCTAGAAGCCCAGGAAACTGAGTACCAGGCCTGTCCAGCCCACTGGGAGCCTAGGCTGCCTCAGCTACCAACTGTGTTCCTACAATTTGCAGTTCAACTCAGAAGATACATAGCCCTGGGGGAGGCAGGGACATCTCCCCTCTGAACGGTTATGGAATGAGAAGGTCTTAGGAATGTTGAATGAATGGGGCTTAGGGGTGAGACCAGACTCCTCCAGCGTCTCAGAGAAGAGAGAAACCCGATTCCTGATTCAGGCTTACCTGGCGACTGGGCTAATGACATGTCCTCCCGCTGGTACCGCAGCTCATTCAGGTCTGCGATGAGGATCTTGCGGGCATCTCGCTCACTGAGGTAGTGCAGGTATTCCTCAGCCAAGTTCTTCCTCAGTTTGGTCACCTGATGAGAAGGTGGCTGTGTGGTCAGGGGCTGCCCCTGGACCCCTGTATGCAGCTGGTCACCCCAGGGAGTGGGCTGGGTGCTGGGGGGCCCCATCAGGGACTGAACAGGAAAGGTGAAAGAAGGAGGAGATTGGCCATTTCTGAGAATTCGGCAAGGTGCCAGTGCTTCCCCCTGTGGGGAAAGTGCTGAGCCTAGCAGCAGGGCAGTGGGTGGAGTTAGCAAGGCTCTCGGGGAAGGTGGTGGCTCAGTGTGTCACTCCCTGTAGAAAGGCAGAGCGGGGTAGGGGGTCACCCTTGTGGTGGGGTTGGCAGGAATTCGGGGACTTGGTCATCACACCGCTTCCATTCACCTCACTCTGCAATGAAATCTTCTCCTCATTATTTTTGTCGATGAGTTTTAGCAAGTTCATCTTCTCTTTCTTGAGCAGGGAGATTTCATGCTTCTCCTCAGCTCTCATGGCCAGGATCCTCTCATTGCAGTCCTCATTCACAGTGACAAGCTTGGCCCTCAGGGGCTCTAGAGCCCGAATCTTCTCCCTTTGGTGGGCTAAGCAGAGACAGGTGGGAGAGCTGCTTTGGGGCCATGGAGAACAAACAGCCAGAAGACACAGACCCTAAGGTCATGGGTGAGTGGCTATGTCGCTTGCAAACCCCAAGAATCTCTGCATGCCTTGTTCAAAGCCATGGTCCCTGTTTCAGGCCTTCCTGCACTTGACTTTAAACCAAGGGCAGAGTTCAGATGAAGACCGGGGTCTCTCCTATGTCCTTTCCCCTACAGCCTTAAGTCCTGCAACTGCACCATGTCCTGCACCTCCTGAGCCTGGCAAGCCTGCTGACTCCCAGAGGTGCTGACTCTCTCCTGGGGTTCACTCCCTTGTCAACAGGGACTGCCCCACTGTGCTTCTCAATGACAGGGGTGGTCAGGTGCTCTGGGGTGCCCTATCACGGAACAGTCTGTGCAGAATAGCTGAGGGGCCTTGGTGACCTCAAGGCCCAGTTGGTAGCTGCCCCAGCCCTGCTATGGAGCACCAGAAGGTTGAATAGGATCTTCTCCACCCCTTCCAGGCTGGGACAAGGAGGGGAGCtgcattcccttttttttttttttttttttttttgcgatggagtcttgttcttttgcccaggctggagtgcagtggcgtgatctcaactcactgcaacctccaccgcctaggttcaagcaattctcctgcctcagtctcccaagtagctgggattacaggtgtgagccaccatgcacagctaatttttgtgtgtttttagtagagacagggtttcaccatgttggccaggctggtctcaaactcctgacctcaaatgatccaccgcctcggcctcctaaagtgctgggattacaggcgtaagccactgcgcctggcaggaGGTGCATTCTTACCCAGCATCCCCTCATATGCATTCTTGATGGAGGATAGTAATGGCTTGTACGTTTTGAAGTCCTCTATGAAGAACTCAAAGATCTCTCTGTAAGGCTGGCAAGAAAAGGGAACCCATCATCTCCTGGCCCACAGCTGCCAACCTTAGTGgggaactgtttttctttttcttttttcctgagatggagtctcgctctgtcacccaggctggagtgctgtggtgcaatctcggctcactgcaacctctgcctcccaggttcaagtgattctcctgcctcagcctcctgagtagctgggattacaggcatgcgccaccacgcctggctaatttttttttttttttttttctgagacggagtctcgctctgtcgcccaggctggagtgcagtggcgcaatctcggctcactgctagctccgcctcccgggttcacgccattctcctgcctcagcctctccgagtagctgggactacaggcgcccgccaccgcgcccggctaattttttgtatttttggtagagacggggtttcaccgtggtctcgatctcttgacctcgtgatccgcccgcctcggcctcccaaagtgctgggattacaagcgtgagccaccgcgcccggccatcctggctaatttttgtatttttagtagagacagggtttcaccatgttagccaggatggtctcgatctcctgacctcgtgatccacccacctcagcctcccaaagtgctgggattacaggtgtgacccactgtgcccggccctgtgtctttcttttttttttttggagacggagtctcgctctgtcacccaggctggagtgcagtggcgcgatcttggctcactgcaagttctgcctcccgggttcacaccattctcctgcctcagcctctctgagtagctgggactacaggcgcccaccaccacgcctggctaattttttgtatttttttagtagagacagggtttcaccatggtctcgatctcctgacctcgtgatccgcccgcctcggccacccaaagtgctgggattacaagcgtgagccaccgcgcccggccagccctgTGTCTTTCTTTACTGGGCTTAGTGGTATTCCGGCATGAGGCTGCCAGGTCACTTATATTCAAGTAAATGCCCTAGATACCACCCAGGTACCTCACAGTGCCACAGAGTCTGGGGGGCAGCTCTCTGGAGGCCTGTCCTGATGCTATCTCTGAGGCCTAGTGGACTGCCATGACCATGGACAGACCTCCATTCTGTGCCTGAGCCCCTCTCTGGCTCTCCAGGAAGCCAGCCTCTTGTCTTCTAGACACTGCATCATTGGCCTCTCACTTGTAACCTCTCCCCATCTTAGAGCCTGGTAGATTCAGGAGATTGAAGGTTGTACCCTTGCATCCTGACATGCAAGTAGGGGTGTGGTCCTCTGTCCCATTTGGACGCATGGGAGGTTTCTGGAGGCAGCACTGCTCACTGAAATGAACATAGTCTCCAGAGTCAGCCCTAAGTTTGAAGCCTAGCCCCAGTATGCCATAGTGGTATGCTTTCTTCCTTATCTGTTCGGGAGATCGATGTAAGGCCCCAGCCCAGGGCCTTGCACTTGCACATAgccagtgctcagtaaatgctttaGTCAATGACTAAGTCAAAAGGCAGGGATCCTCTGTCATCATCCTTGTTTGAGCAGATTTGGTGATTCTCTCCCTAATATACACTGGAATCTGGGTTAgatctggtctctctctctctcttcctccctccctccttatgCATCTGGGCTGGTTCCTTAAGCTTGGGGTTGTTGCCACTGGGCTGGTAAACACGGTGTGACCCCTGCTTGCCCAACTGCCAGCAGTCAGGCTCCATTCACTGATGTCTAGTGGCCCAACCTGGGTACTGGGGATCATAGAGCTGCAGGGACTGGGCACAGCATCCAGGCCACCTgactcagatgaggaaactccaGCCTCAGGAGACATTCGGATCCACATTGCAGCCTTGCCTGCTcactggagttttcttttttttttttttttttgagatggagtctcactctgtcgcccaggctggagtgcactggcatgaacttggctcactacaagctccacctcccaggttcatgccattctcctgcctcagcctcccgagcagctgggactacaggtgcctgccaccacacctggctaatttttttgtatttttagtagagacagggtttcaccatgttagccaggatggtctcgatctcctgacctggtgatctgcctgcctcggcctcccaaagtgctgggattacaggtgtgagccaccatgcctggccttcttttttcttttgacagagtctcgctccattgcccaggctgtagtgcagtggcatgatcttggctcactgcaacctctgcctcccaggttcaagcaattcccctgcctcagcctcctgagtagctgggactacaggtgtgcaccaccactgcaggttttgtatttttagtagaggcagggtttcaccatgttgatcaggctggtcttgaactcctgacctcaagcgatcctcctgcctcagcctcccaaagtgctgggattacaggcatgagccactgtgcccggcctcactgGCATTTTCATAGGATGTTTCATGCTTCTGTTCAGGgaaggagacccaggagagctgggaGAGGAGGGTTTCCCCTGAAGGTCTGAGGTGCTCAGTCCTTGTAGGTgaagcttttctttgtttttgagacggagtctcactcttgtcgcccaggttggagtgcagtggtgtgatctcgtctcactgcaaccgctgcctcccgggttcaagcgattctcctgcctcagcctcctgagtagctgggactacagtcacccactaccatgcccagctaatttttgtacttttagtagagacagggtttcgccatgttggccaggctggtcttgaactcctgacctcaggtgatccacctgccttggcctcccaaagtgctgcgattacaggcgtgagccaccgtgcctggccagtaggTGAAGCttcttcccacccttccccctccctccccaagtTTCTTCTGTGGCTCTGACCTGCAGCCTTATTTCCTGGGTGGAATCTGTGCCCAGATCCAGCAGGAGGAGCTCCTTGCGTAGGTAGTTTTCCAGTTCCTCCAAGTACCGGGGCTTGGCAGTGCGAAAGGGGTGCTGCTGGCAGCTCCTGCAGGGGACAGTGGCTGATATGTGGCCAGCACCCCCACGGGACCCTTGTGCCCTCAGTCTGGGGCAACACATGCCCCTGCCCTGTCTCCTGGCCCAAAGCCTGGCCCATGCCAGCCCACCCACCATGGGACTGACCCTGGCTTACCCTACTCGCTTCCAGTAGTCATCTGAACAGGGTTTTCGATTTTGCAAAATGGTCTGGCCACTGGTGTATGTGGGCCATGGGGACAGGTGCCCACCCATGGAGAACTGACCAGTCTGCAGGGAGGGACAAGTGGGGTTGCCATGGCAACATTGCTTCCCTTCCTAatgtttctctccatctctcctcccccagtcctgactttttttttttttttttttttttttgagacagtcttgctctgtcgcccaggctggagtgcagtggcacgatcttggctcactgcaacctttgactcccgggttcaagctattctctgcctcagcctcccgagtagctgagattacaagcactcaccaccacgcctagctaatttttgtatttttagtagagacggggtttcaccatcttggccaggctggtcttgaactcctgacctcatgatccacccaccttggcctcccaaggtgctgggattacaagcgtgaaccaccgcgcttGGCCAGCTCTGATGTGTTTTACAAACATCTCTCAACATGGTTCACAATTAAGACTGTGGGTTCTTGAGTTAGAGAAGACTGGGGTTAAGTCTCAAATGTCCCTTATTAGCTATGTCACAACTTCTCTGAGTCTTAGTTCTCAcgtctgtaaaatagggatgatgGTAGTCTTCGTCACAGTGTATTGATGTGAGGATGCAATGAGAAAGCacagtcgggcacggtggctcacgccagcactttcggaggctgaggtgggtggatcacgaggtcaggagatcaagactatcctggctaacagggtgaaaccccatctctactaaaaatacaaaaaaaaattaggccgggcacagtggctcatgcctgtaatctcagcactttggaaggccaaggtgggtggatcacgaggtcaggagattgagaccatcctggttagcacggtgaaaccccgtctctactaaaaatacaaaaaattagccgggcgtggtgttggacacctgtaatcccagctactctggaggctgaggcaggagaatggcgtgaacccgggaggcggagcttgcagtgagtggagatcaccccactgcactccatccagcctgagtgacagaacgagactccgtctcaaaataaataaataaataaaaataataaaaatacaaaaacaaaattatctgggcgtggggtgggtgcccgtagtcccagctactcgggaggctaaggcgggagaatggcatgagcccaggaggcggagtttgcagtgagccaagattgcgccactgcactccagcctggcgacagagcgagactcggtctcaaaaaaaaaaaaaaaaaaaaattagccgggtgtggtggcgtgtgcttatagtcccagctactcggaaggctgaggcaggagaatcccttgaacccgggaagcagaggttgcggtgagccgagatcacaccattgcactccagcctggaccacaagaacaaaactctgtctcaaaaaaaaaaaaaaaaaaaaaagagagaaagcataATGTGTGCTTTACATGGACCCTGGTACTTGCTAGGAACTCAATAAAGATTAGctattctggctgggcacagtggctcatgcctgtaatcccagcagtttgggaggccaaggtgtgcgacttttagcactttgaggccaaggtgggcagatcacttgaggtcaggaatttgagaccagcctggccaacatggtgaaactccatctctactaaaaatacggtggcgcgtgcctgtattcccagctactagggaggctgaggcaggagaatcgcttgaacttgggaggcagaggttgcagtgagctgggatcgacccattacactccagccgcggggacaagagtgaaactccatctcaaaaaaaaaaaaaaaaagactatcaaAATGGAtgtaattttatgtatgtatgtttatatgtatgtatttatttatttatttgagatggagtcacactctgttgcccaggctggagtgcagtagcgcgatctctactcactgcagctctgcctcttgagttcaagcgattctcctgcctcagactcccgagtagctggcctgccaccatgcccacttcttttgtatttttagtagagattacaagtgtgagccacagcgcccggctcaCGCCtgattcccagcactttgggaggcagagggaggcagataacctgaggccaggaatttgagaccagcctggccaacatgttaaaaccccatctctactaaaaataaaaaattagccaggcctggtggtgcacacctgtaatcccagctattccggaggccgaggcagaagaattgcttgaaccctggaggcagaggctacagtaagcagagatcgcacgactgtactctagtctgggcgacagagagagactctgactcaaaaaaaaaaaagagatggagagatggggtctcactatgttgcccaggctgggcttctcGAACtctcctgggatcaagagatcctcctaccttgtcctcccaaagtgctgggattactggcttgaGTCACGATGTCCAGCCTAATTTTTATAAAAGCACAAAATAACCCTGGAAGACACCtgggagtttattttttatttttttcttagagatagggtcttactctgtcacccaggctggagtgcagtgacccaatAACACCTCACAGTAActacaaactcctgggctcaagagatcctcccacttcagtctcccgagtagctaggactaatgggtacgccaccactcctggttaatttaaaaaatctttttcgtagagatgaaatctccctgtgttgccaggctggtctcaaactcctggtctcaagcagtcttccttctttggcctcccaaagtgttaggattacaggtgtgagccagccttgtttttcagaattttatttatttattttttttgagactgagtctccctctgtcacccaggctggagtgcagtggcacaatctctgctcactgcagcctccacctcctgggttcaagtgatgctcctgcctcagcctcctgggtagccggaattacaggcgcatgccaccacacccagctaatttttgtatttttagtagagatggggtttcaccatgttggccaggctggtcttgaactcctgacctagtgatctgcccgcctcagcctcccaaaatgctgggattacaggtgtgagccactgcgcccagcccagacttttattttttattatttgtttttatttattcatttatcttgagacggagcctcactctgttgcccaggctggagcgcagtggtacgatcttggctcactgcaacctccacctcccaagttcaagcaattctcctgcctcagcctcccgaagagctgggactacaggcacgcaccaccatgcccagctaattttgtatttttagtagaaacggggtttcaccatgttgcccaggctggtctcgaacctctgacctcaggtgatccaccgacttcggcctcccaaagtgctgggattacaagcgtgagccaccgcgcccggccatttttcaGACTTGTAAAAGACCagtccttggccgggcgcggtggcttacgcctgtaatcccagcactttgggaggccaaggcgggcacatcacgaggtcaggagaccgagaccatcctggctaacacggtgaaacttcgtgtctactaaaaacacaaaaaattagccaggtgtggtgacacgtgcctgtagtcccagctactcgggaggctgaggcaggagaatcgcttgaacctgggaggcggaggttgcagtgagccaagattgtgccactgcgctccagcctgggcgaggagcgaggctccgtctgaaaaaataaataaattaattaatatataaaaaaaagaccaGTCCTCGTGTTCTGTCTACTGTTTCTACCGAGAGAAAATGTGGCTACCCTCCTTTGCTTGCAGAGGCGAGTGGAAGCTGGAGAGCTAGCTGCCATGCCGCGTCTTGGCTAGGTTATTAACAGCTGAGGGATCTCCGCCCGGGTGGCTGGAACGTAGTGCTCCCGGGCGCTCCGTGCTCTCTGCTTCCCCCTGTAGGTAAAAACGGGAAGACGGCCCCGGAGGGACGGCGGGAGGGAACACTGCCCTCTGGTGGTTGATGCCGCGCAAAAGAAAGTGAGAATGAAAAAGCCTGGCCCACAGAAGGTGGCAGCTGAGAACGCTGCCCTGGAGCCTCAGAGCTTTCCCCTAGTCATCAGGTCTTTTGGGCTGCGCTTGGTCTCTGCGAATAATCCATACTGACCCCCACCTTTCTCCTCCCTGGAGTCACTCCCGCAGGGGTGTTGGGAGTCCCCAGCCCCAGAAAGTGTGTGGCCCATGTGTTTCCAAATTCCCCACGAGGGTCACGGTCACACAAGGAAAATCACCATACAGCCCGTGCTGTTCCACTGTGAGCCAGAGTTGTAAGTTTACTCAAATGTGTTTTTTCCTTTATGAGATTTGGACAATGGCTATTTGCTGATTAATAACAATCCTATGATCATATCAACAAGAGCCCAAAAGTACTTAATAAGACAGCAttggggccaggtacagtggctcacgcctgtaatcccagcactttgggaggccgaggcaggcagatcacgaggtctggagttggagaccagcctgaccaacatgatgaaaccctgtctttactaaaaatacaaaaatttgccgggcgtggccgagcatggtggctcacacctataatcccagcactttgggaggctaaggcgggcggatcacgaggttaggagatcgagaccatcctggccaacacggtgaaaccccatctctactaaaaatacaaaaaaattagccaggcgtgttggcgggcatctgtcccagctac comes from Symphalangus syndactylus isolate Jambi chromosome 11, NHGRI_mSymSyn1-v2.1_pri, whole genome shotgun sequence and encodes:
- the TSNAXIP1 gene encoding translin-associated factor X-interacting protein 1 isoform X1; the protein is MATGCTLPQLPRPRVLIARLPVGHGLPAVAVPQLLVRVEMPVIPATRDAEAENGLNLRDGGCRGPRWHHCTPAWVTRLQPQPSGVTINESFLTEDKNTQNCKLLQKRRTLVSDKLASAHRHPSPAAQHSAADLTSHPSCQHTRHCATCWDGHTRSAKTGQFSMGGHLSPWPTYTSGQTILQNRKPCSDDYWKRVGSCQQHPFRTAKPRYLEELENYLRKELLLLDLGTDSTQEIRLQPYREIFEFFIEDFKTYKPLLSSIKNAYEGMLAHQREKIRALEPLRAKLVTVNEDCNERILAMRAEEKHEISLLKKEKMNLLKLIDKNNEEKISLQSEVTKLRKNLAEEYLHYLSERDARKILIADLNELRYQREDMSLAQSPGIWGEDPVKLTLALKMTRQDLTRTQMELNTMKANFGDVVPRRDFEMQEKTNKDLQEQGQCPCPQLDTLRASYEEVRKEHEILMQLHMSMLKERDQFFSELQEIQRTSTPRPDWTKCEDVVAGGPERWQMLAEGKNSDQLVDVLLEEIGSGLLREKDFFPGLGYGEAIPAFLRFHGLVENKKPSKKDVVNLLKDAWKERLAEEQKETFPDFFFNFLEHRFGPSDAMAWAYTIFENIKIFHSNEVMSQFYAVLMGKQSENVYVTQKETVAQLLKEMTNADSQNEGLLTMEQFNTVLKSTFPLKTEEQIQELMEAGGWHPSSSNADLLNYHSLFMEDEEGQSEPFVQKLWEQYMDEKDEYLQQLKQELGIELHEEVTLPKLRGALMTIDPSLDKQTVNTYVSQAFQLPELEMPEEGDEKEEGVVEILQIVLERLQVIDIRRVGPREPEPAS
- the TSNAXIP1 gene encoding translin-associated factor X-interacting protein 1 isoform X6, producing the protein MACQQSRCHSFSSASRLQPQPSGVTINESFLTEDKNTQNCKLLQKRRTLELPAAPLSHCQAPVLGGTGKLPTQGAPPAGSGHRFHPGNKAAAHQREKIRALEPLRAKLVTVNEDCNERILAMRAEEKHEISLLKKEKMNLLKLIDKNNEEKISLQSEVTKLRKNLAEEYLHYLSERDARKILIADLNELRYQREDMSLAQSPGIWGEDPVKLTLALKMTRQDLTRTQMELNTMKANFGDVVPRRDFEMQEKTNKDLQEQLDTLRASYEEVRKEHEILMQLHMSMLKERDQFFSELQEIQRTSTPRPDWTKCEDVVAGGPERWQMLAEGKNSDQLVDVLLEEIGSGLLREKDFFPGLGYGEAIPAFLRFHGLVENKKPSKKDVVNLLKDAWKERLAEEQKETFPDFFFNFLEHRFGPSDAMAWAYTIFENIKIFHSNEVMSQFYAVLMGKQSENVYVTQKETVAQLLKEMTNADSQNEGLLTMEQFNTVLKSTFPLKTEEQIQELMEAGGWHPSSSNADLLNYHSLFMEDEEGQSEPFVQKLWEQYMDEKDEYLQQLKQELGIELHEEVTLPKLRGALMTIDPSLDKQTVNTYVSQAFQLPELEMPEEGDEKEEGVVEILQIVLERLQVIDIRRVGPREPEPAS
- the TSNAXIP1 gene encoding translin-associated factor X-interacting protein 1 isoform X3: MATGCTLPQLPRPRVLIARLPVGHGLPAVAVPQLLVRVEMPVIPATRDAEAENGLNLRDGGCRGPRWHHCTPAWVTRLQPQPSGVTINESFLTEDKNTQNCKLLQKRRTLTGQFSMGGHLSPWPTYTSGQTILQNRKPCSDDYWKRVGSCQQHPFRTAKPRYLEELENYLRKELLLLDLGTDSTQEIRLQPYREIFEFFIEDFKTYKPLLSSIKNAYEGMLAHQREKIRALEPLRAKLVTVNEDCNERILAMRAEEKHEISLLKKEKMNLLKLIDKNNEEKISLQSEVTKLRKNLAEEYLHYLSERDARKILIADLNELRYQREDMSLAQSPGIWGEDPVKLTLALKMTRQDLTRTQMELNTMKANFGDVVPRRDFEMQEKTNKDLQEQLDTLRASYEEVRKEHEILMQLHMSMLKERDQFFSELQEIQRTSTPRPDWTKCEDVVAGGPERWQMLAEGKNSDQLVDVLLEEIGSGLLREKDFFPGLGYGEAIPAFLRFHGLVENKKPSKKDVVNLLKDAWKERLAEEQKETFPDFFFNFLEHRFGPSDAMAWAYTIFENIKIFHSNEVMSQFYAVLMGKQSENVYVTQKETVAQLLKEMTNADSQNEGLLTMEQFNTVLKSTFPLKTEEQIQELMEAGGWHPSSSNADLLNYHSLFMEDEEGQSEPFVQKLWEQYMDEKDEYLQQLKQELGIELHEEVTLPKLRGALMTIDPSLDKQTVNTYVSQAFQLPELEMPEEGDEKEEGVVEILQIVLERLQVIDIRRVGPREPEPAS